ACGCCTTGGGTGGTGTTGCCACACACATGGGCATCCGGCCCGAACACATCACGGTTGGCGCGCCCGGCAGCGGCCAGTGCGATGGCACCGTTGACGTGATCGAATATCTGGGCGCCGATACGTTTGTGCTGCTGGATTGCGGTGCGGCGGGTCAGATCAACGTGCGGATTTCAGGCGACGCGGATTTGACTGTGGGCGATCTGGTGGGCCTCACCTTCGCCCCAGAGCGCACGCACTTCTTTGATGCGGACGGAAACACGATCAAGGCTTAGGCGCGCTTTGCCATGGGGGGCATGCATATTTGAAGAACAATGAATACAAGGGCACAACTGCACCTTCATTGTTCCAAAAATATGCACTGTGTACGGCCCGACCCGGGCGCAAGGGTCGCGGCAATGCGCGCTCAGGCGTCCCAGTCCACGTCAAACCTTGTCACAACCGCCTGCACCTGATCCGGCGTCAACCCCTGTGCGCCCATCCCGCGGGTCATCAGCGCCAAGCGCGCCGTGTCCTCCAACTCCTCGATGGCGTTGCATGCCGCCTCCACATCCTTGCCCGCCACGACCGGGCCATGGTTCGCCAGCATCACCGCTGACCGCTTGCCGGCCAGCCCCCGCACGGCCGCGCCCATCGCCGGATCACCGGGCAGGAAGAATGGCAACAACTGCACCTTGCCCAGCTTCATGATCCCGTAGGGCGTCAGCGGTGGCAGGAAATTGTCCGCATCGGCCGCCGGCAGCATCGACAGCGCCACCGAATGACACGCATGCAAATGCACCACCGCTCCGGCACTGCTGCGCGTGTCGTAAAAGGCCGTGTGCAACGGCATCTCCTTGGTGGGCGCATCCCCCGCCACATGCACACCCGCCGGATCAAACCGCGCAAGCCGCCCCGGATCCAGCCGCCCGAAACTCGTACCCGTGGGCGACACCAGCACCCCGCCATCCTCGGTCCGGGCCGAGATGTTGCCGGTGCTGCCATGGGTCAGCCCCCGGTCAAACAGCGACTTGGCCAGCAGGCACATCTGTTCGCGCAACGCGGTCTCGGTGCTCATGCCCCCAGCACCCTGTCGGCTTTTTCAAAGAAATCCTCGGCCCCGAAATTGCCGGACTTCAGCGCCACAACCAGGTCAGGTCCCGCGCGCAGGGCCGGCACGCCGGGGTCGATCTCGGGCCCGATGTCCAGCGTGGTCAGGCCCAGCCCTTCGACCACCGCGCCCGATGTCTCGCCGCCTGCGGTGATGATCCGGGTTGCGCCGCCCGCGCGCACGCTGCGCGCCACATCGGCAAAGAACGCTTCCAAGGCCGTTGCCGACGCCGCACGTCCGAACCGATCCTGCACATCGCGCACGACGTCCGGGTCCGCCGAGGAATACAGCAGCGGCAGATCGTCCTGCCCCAGCGCCCACTCCGCCGCCTGCGCAGCCGTCAATCGCCCTTCGATCACATCCGCGGCCAGCACCTCGCGCACCGGATGGCGGGCCGCGTGATGGGCGACTTGCGCCCGCGTCGCGATGGAACAGGACCCCGACAGGGCCACCGCCTTGCCGCCCTGCCCGGTCCACGGCACAGCGCCCGCAACACAGCCGAAATTCGCAGGCAGGCCCAGCGCCACGCCGGACCCGCCGGTGATCAGCGGCAACTCCGCCGCCGCCGTCCCGATGGCGCGCAAATCCTCATCCCGGATCGCATCGACCACAATGTGGCGCTTGCCCGCCGCGTGTTCACCCTGCAGCGCGTCCCGGATCGCACCTGCCCCCTGAAACACCGCACCTGCCCCCACATGCCCCACCTCGTACCGGGTCTGCAGGGCCAGCCACCGGCGCAGGTCCGGATCCGTCATCGGCGTCAGCGGATGGGACTGCATGCCGCTCTCGCTCAGCAACACGTCATTCACGAAAAGATGGCCCTGATAGACGGACCGCCCCGTGCCCGGAAAGGCCGGGCAGACAATGACCTGATGGGCGTCCAGCGCCTCGGCGAGCGCATCGGCGACGGGGCCGATATTGCCCTCCGGCGTGGAATCGAAGGTCGAACAATACTTGAAAAAGACCTGCGTGCAGCCCTGCGCCAGCAACCAGTCCAGCGCCTCAAGCGACCGCGCCACGGCGGCGCCGGGATCAATCGACCGGGACTTCAACGCCACGACACCGGCCTCGACCGACGGGTCGGCGTCACCCGCAGGCACGCCCGTATACTGCGTCACCCGCATGCCTTCCTTGGCCAGCGTGTTGGCCAGGTCACTCGACCCGGTAAAATCGTCCCCGATACATCCCAGTTTCACGGCACTGCCCCCCTGTTTGCAGGCAAACAAGCATCCACACGCCCGCAATGGCAAGCCCATGCGCCGCGCAGCCCGAAATTTCGGAATTTCCCGGGCGGCACATCGCCCCGCGCCCTCTTGCGGACACCGGGCGCGCGCCTGTAGGTTTGCGCAAACATCGACAACCCTGAAAGGGGGCGCATCCGTGGCTTTCTCCCCAGCGATCACCGGCACAGGCGTGTTCACGCCGGAACAATCCATCTCCAACGCTGAACTGGTCAAGGCATTCAACGCCTATGCGGACCTCTACAATGCGGAACACGCGGACGCGATCGCAGCGGGCACAACCCCCGCCAAGGACCATTCCTCCGAAGACTTCATCGTGAAGGCGTCCGGGATCGAAAGCCGCTACGTGATGAACAAGTCCGGCGTGCTGGACCCCACGGTCATGCACCCGCTTTTGCGCCAGCGCAGCGACGACGAACCGTCGATCATGGCCGAAATGGCGGTGGATGCCGCGCACAAGGCGCTGGCCCAGGCGGGCAAGACAGCGGCGGACGTGGATGCGGTCATTTGTGCTGCGTCGAACCTGGAACGCGCCTATCCCGCCGTCGCCATCGAAATTCAGGACCTGCTGGGGATCGAAGGGTTCGCCTTCGACATGAACGTCGCCTGCTCGTCCGCCACCTTCGGCATCCAGGCCGCGGCCGACATGGTGCGCTCAGGCTCCATCCGCTCAGCGCTGGTGGTGAACCCTGAAATCTGCTCGGCCCACCTGGAATGGCGCGACCGCGATTGCCACTTCATCTTCGGCGACGTGGCGACGGCCACCCTGATCGAACGGGCCGAAGACGCAAAAGGCCCCTATTTCAAGATCAGATCGACCCGCTGCGGCACCGCCTTTTCCAACAACATCCGCAACAACAACGGCTATCTGCGCCGGTCGCGTCCCGACGGGATGGCCGACCGCCGCGACATGCAGTTCATGCAGAACGGGCGCAAGGTGTTCAAGGAGGTGCTGCCGCTGGTCAGCAAGCACATTGCCGACCACATGGGCGACGAAGGCGTGACAGCCGCAGACCTGAAACGGCTGTGGCTGCACCAGGCCAATAAATCCATGAACGACTTTATCGGAAAGAAAGTACTGGGGCGCGATCCCGCCCCGGGCGAACAGCCCAACATCCTGCAGGACTATGCCAACACGTCGTCCGCCGGGTCGATCATCGCGTTTTCAAAGTATTCCGATGATCTGGGCGATGGGGACAAGGGCATCATCTGCTCGTTCGGGGCCGGCTATTCCGTCGGGTCCGTCCTGGTCGAACGGCACGGGTAAGGCTGCCACCGTCCCGCCCGGTGGCAGCCTCCGGGGTCAGCCCTTGTGCCGCAGCCGCAAGGTTTCGACCCCGACCGCTGCGCCCACGCCGATCTCCCCTGATACGGACACGGGCTGCAGGGTAAACGAGCGGTCCAAACCGCCAATCAGGGCATGCACACCGGCACCGGCGCCCACGGACGCATCTGCCGATGCCCCGATATATCCGCCTTCCAGTGCGCCCTCTTTCACACCGCTTTGCGGCGCGAAGACGTACCAGACCAGCGTCTGTTCGTTGCTGGTGGACAGGTCCACGCCAACCTTGCGGATGGTGCCGGTGAACCGGTCGGTGCGCCCGCTGGCCGATGTGAAGTCGCAGTCATACTTGGCGCTGGAATAGACGACAAAATTGGCCTCGTTGGATTGGTGGCAGGTCAGCACACCGGTGGCCACACCCCCGGCAGAGGCCGCCATCGGGGCGACAACGGATGCGGCGGCAAGGGCAATCAGCTTCAGGTTGGACGTCATGGATCAGGTTCCTTGGGTTAAGACCGCCCGACAGGGGCGGCGTCGTCTTGATGCATCACCACGTAATGGGGACCATTCGGTTCACAACCCTGGAAACCTGTAACATCGAACACGTCTGGGAAACCGCCCGTTACCGGGCGCGGCGCGCGGCGCCCGTCACGGGGGGGCGTGTCGCGGGTCCATATGGTGGGGCGGGCCCGGGGCGGACCCCGGGGCGCGGGCGGCGTCTACCCGTCGCCCACCGCATCGCGCCAATGCTTGCGGCACAGCGATACATAGGTCTCGTTGCCGCCGATCTGGACCTGCGCGCCATCGGTGATCGTGCGCCCCGTCGCATCCTGCCGGATCACCATCGTGGCCTTCCTGCCGCAATGGCAGATCGTGCGCACCTCGCGCATCTCGTCGGCCAAGGCCAGCAGCGTGGCCGATCCGGGAAACAGCTTGCCCTGAAAGTCGACCCGCAGGCCATAGCACATGACCGGCAGGCCCAGGTCATCCACGGCGCGAGCCAGTTGCCACACTTGCGGTTCGGTCAGGAACTGCGCCTCGTCCACGAACACGCACGCCACGGGACCCTCCGACCGGCGCGCCATCAGCCTGGCGAACAGATCGTCGTCGCGGGTGAATGTATCCGCCTCTGCGCCGATCCCGATACGCGAGGCGATGCGCCCGGCCCCGGCCCGATCATCGAAGGACGCGGTCAGCAGATAGGGCTGCATGCCCCGTTCGCGGTAATTGTGCGCGGCCTGCAACAGCACGGTCGATTTGCCCGCATTCATGGTGGAGTAATGGAAGTACAGCTTGGCCATGAAGCGGTGATTAAATGGCCCGCCCCCCGGCGGCAAGGGGCCGCAAGGGCAAGCCCCCCAGGTGGGCGCAAGGGTCTGCGCGTGGTCTTGTCGCCCGCGTCAGTGAACCCCTGCTGCCGCTTCGGCACTGGGTGAATGTGGAACAGGCCGTGGGCGCGTGATACGCCCGATTGGGGATGGAGCCTGCCCCGATACGCAAAAACCTCCGACGGATCCGCCACCCCTGCTGCCGGTTGCCCGGCCTGTCGCCCCCACGGGACAGAGGATGTGACGAACCCCACCCGGACCCGGCGGTTGGGGCCGCCAGGCACTTGTTACGTCCCGAAAACCGTAGGGACGCTTTTAGAAATGACATTTGAGAGCGGGCGCATTAATGGGAAAAGATGGACCCGGTTCCCCCACACCGAAAGTTGAAACCGGACCGCATGTAAGAAGGGCAGTGCGTATGAGCGTTGGCAGTTATCTGAAGAAGCACACGGAATCCCTGGTCAAGGATGTCGGGATTGAACCCGCCTGCGCGCTGACCGGCAAATCCAAGGCCACCCTGGGCCGCTACTATTCGGACAATCCCGAACATGCCGACCGCTTCATGCCCGTCGATGCCGTCATCGCGCTGGAAGAGGCGGCCAGCTATCCGCATGTCACCAGCGCGCTGGCCGAATTGCAGGGCATTTCCCTCAGCCATGATGACCGGCGCCCCAACACCGAACGCGCGGGCGGCGTGAACGCGGACGTGATCGCGCTCAGCCAGCGCTTTGCCATGCTGATGACCGAATACCAGCAGTCGATCGAAGACGGGGTGATCACCGTGAACGAGGCCAAGCGCCTGCTCAAGGAAACCACGTTGCTGCAACAGGTGCTGATCGACATGAAGCTGCACCTGGAAGACGAAAGTGGCTGAGGATCTCCCGGCCCTCGTGGCCGAGGCGCTGCCACAGATCGACACGGCCCTTTACCGCGCACCGGATGACCCCGGCCACCCGCCCCGCATCCTGCTGCTGTACGGATCGCTGCGTGCGGCCAGCTATTCGCGCCGCGCGGCCGAAGAATCCGCCCGCATCCTGCGCCACCTGGGCTGCGAAACGCGGCTATTCGATCCCGCGGGCCTGCCCCTCGTGACCGACACGGATGACGACCACCCCAAGGTCACGGAACTGCGCGACCTCGCCACCTGGTCCGAAGGGATGGTCTGGTCCAGCCCGGAACGGCACGGCGCGATGACCGGCCTGATGAAGACCCAGATCGACTGGCTGCCGCTGTCGCTCAAGGGGGGCATTCGGCCCACGCAGGGCAAGACGCTGGCCGTCATGCAGGTGTCGGGCGGATCGCAAAGCTTCAATGCGGTCAACCAGATGCGCATTCTGGGCCGCTGGATGCGCATGGTGACCATCCCCAACCAATCCAGCATCGCCAAGGCGTGGCTGGAATTCGACGGCGACCGCCTGCCCGAAGGCCCGTTCTATCGCCGCGTCGTCGATGTGATGGAGGAACTGGTCAAATTCACCTGGATGGTGCGCGGACGCAAGGACACGCTCGTGGACCGCTATTCCGAACGGGTGGAAAGCGTCGAGGATGTGCACAAAAGGGTCTCGCTCAAGAAAACTTGAAGACAGCGCTTTAATTTACCTCTCGCATTCAATTGACAGGACACGGTCCCGCTGACGTCATGGCCACAGTGCGCACCCTCGATGTCCACCCGTGGCGGGACTGATCCGTGGTTTGGCACGGATCACGTTCCGTCCTGAAAACGAACGATGATCTCAAAGCTTCACCATGAAACGCGCACGCCTATTCCTTCTTTTTGCGACATATGTGCTGTCTGCGGCCAGCATCACTGCAGAACCATTGACCACCCCCATTGATCCAACCCAACTGCCGCAGGTGAAACGGACGCCACAGCAGAAATACCTGACCTCGATCGACGCCTACCGCCTGCTGGAACGCGATCCCGACATCCTGTTTGTGGATGTCCGCGACCCGGTCGAGGTGATGATCTACGGCCATCCCCGGTTTATCGACGCCATCGTGCCCGTCCGCGCGCAAAGCACGGAATTCGACGACGACCTCAAGCAATGGGTGCTCAAGGATAACCCGAACTTTGTCATGTATATGGACCAGGCGCTGGACCATTACGGCAAGACGCGGGACGACATGATCATCGTGACCTGCGGATCGGGCTGGCGCTCGGCCGAGGCAGCGCGCCAGCTTCACGAGGCGGGCTTCACGGATGTCTGGCACATCCCGGACGGCTACGAAGGCGAAGACCGGAAAGGCTTCAACATCCACAACGCATGGCAACTGGCTGGCCTGCCCTGGTCCTATGACCGCGTGCACGGGTCACAAAGGTTGCGCATCATCAGGTAGGGGACCGGGGCGCGGGCTAGCCCGACCAGCCCACCCCCGACAGGCTGCCCGCAAGGGCCTGCAATCCCGTCTCCAACGTGGGCCGCGACACCGGACCACCCAAACAGACGCGGACACTTTCAGCAGGCGCGCCCGCCACGGTAAAGGCGTCGCTGGGCACAATCCCCAGCGGTTGGCGCGCCATCGCCGACAGAACGGCGGCGCGCGTCACCCCCGCAGGCAGGGTCAGCCAGATGTTATAGGCCAGCGGGTCGGACAAGACCGCGTACCCGTCAAGGACGCGCGCGGCCATGGCCTGACGATACCGGGCCTCGGTTCGCACAAAGCGTTGCAATGCCGTCGCGGTGCCGTCCTCCATCCAGGTACTCAACAGGGCCAGGCTGACCGGGTTCGTCATCACATGCGTTGCCCGCAGCGCCTGCACAAAGGCGCGCACCATCGTGGCATCGGGCACCTGCACATAGGCCAACCGCAACCCGGCCCCGAACACCTTGGAAATGCCGGAAACCCGCCAGGCCAGATGCGGCACATGGCCCGACAGTGCGGGCGGCGCCGCCGCCGCCACAAAGTGATAGGCGTCATCCTCGATCAGCGGCACGCCGTGTCCGTCCAGGATCGCGGCAATCTGCCTGCGCCGCGCGTCCGGCATCGTCTGCGTGGTCGGATTGCGCAATGTCGGGTTCAGATACAGGATCGCTTTCGGATGCGCCGCAATGGCTTGGTCCAGCGCGTCCGGGCGCACCCCGTCGCCATCCTCGGCCAGTCCGACCAGCGGCAGGGCCAATCGGCCCGCAATGGCGCGGATACCGGGATAGGTCACCGCCTCGCTCAGCACCACGGTGTCCGGGCCGCGCAGGACGGACAAGGCCGCCTCGATCGCGGCATGGGCACCGGCGGTCACGACCAACCTGTCAGGTGCGCAGGCCGCGCCGTTGGCCTGCATCCACCGGGCCGCGATCTCGCGGTCCTTGGCGCTGCCCGTGGGGGTCTGATAGCGCAGCAGGGATATGATATTGGCCGACACATGGGCCAGCCCGGCCTGCATCCGGCCAATCAAATCGGCGTCGTCCGGCTCGGGCGGCATGTTCATGTGCGGATCTTCTTCCAGCGTGCGCCGCGGGTCGGGTGCCAGTCCCGTGGCGTGCGGGTCTTTGACAAATGTGCCCCGTCCCACATGGGCCTCGACCAGGTCACGGCGCACCGCCTCGGCATAGCCGCGCGAGATGGTCGACACATCCAACCCCGTGGCCGCGGCCACCCGGCGTTGCGGCGGCAACCGGTCACCGGTGGTCAGGCGGCCCGATACGATGTCCGCCGCAATGGCGTCGGCGATGGCTGCATATAGCGGTCTGTCCGAACCCGCGATGTCAGGCGTCCAATCGGCAGAAGTCATGCAGGCGCGGCGCTCCGTCTGGTCGGTGATCGGATCACGTTAAAAACCGGGCGGATGGGTTACAAGCAAAAGCCACGTTTGAATGCATGCAATCTGCGGTGGGCGCTGCCCTCGACCGGGGCGGGGCGTGGTTTTGGGCATGCCGAACGGCGTCGGGGCGCAGCATGCCATTTCGCCGGTTAACATTGGCGTAATGCAGCGCGCGGCGCGCAAGTGATTGAAAACGGGGCCGGACGTCAAAGGGATGAAGATCGGGTAACGGCCCCGAACGCCGTGTCCCCGCGGGGACAAACCACCTCACACCGCGTTGGGCAGCGGTTTTCCCTCCAGAAAGGCGGCGATATTGTCCACCGCCATCTCCCCCATCGCCACCCGCACCTCCAGCGCAGCGGTGCCCAGATGCGGCAACAACGTGACCGTGTCGTGCGCCCGCAAAGCGTCCGGTATCCGGGGTTCATGCTCATAGACATCCAGGCCCGCACCGCCAATGGACCGCGTGTCAAGCGCCGCGATCAGGGCTGCCTCGTCCACAACATCGCCGCGCGCGATGTTCACCAGATGGGCATGGTCCTGCATCGCCCCCAGCACCGCCCCATCAATCAGGTGCCGCGTGTCCGTCCCCCCGGGGACAGCGACAACCAGCACGTCCACCGACGCCGCCAGCGCCGTCAGGTCAGTGACCCGCGTCGCCGCAAACCCCAGCGCCTTCTCCGACCGGTTGAAATAGGACACCGCCATCCCGAACCCGAAATGACAGCGCCGCGCGATGGCCTGCCCGATCCGGCCCATACCCACGATGCCAACATGTTTGCCCGTGACGTGCAGGCCCAGCATCTGCGTCGGATGCCAGCCCGGCCAGTCGCCTGCCCGCACCAACCGTTCGCCCTCGGCCGCGCGGCGGGCCGACATCAGGATCAGCATCATGCCGATGTCCGCCGTGGCATCCGTCACCGCGCCCGGCGTGTTGCTGACCGCGATGCCCCTGGCCCGCGCCGCCGCCACGTCGATGTGGTTGTACCCCACCCCGAAATTCGCCAGCAGCGTGCAACGCGGATCGGCAACGGCAGTGATGAGATCGCCGGAAAAGGCATCCCCGAGCGTGAGCAGCACCACGTCAAAGTCGGTCAACGCGCGGCGCAGTTCGTCCTGCGTCAGCGGCAGCGTCTCGTCCCGCACCTCGACCTCGCACAGCGCACGCGCCGCGTCGATCACCGGGTCCGGCAGGGGGCGGGTGATCCACAGCTTCATCAGTGCATCCGCCCCCCGACGGGCACATCCTTGTCGGAGGTTGCCAGCACGATATCGCCCTTGTCATCGGGAAATCCCAGTACCAGAACCTCGGACATGAAGGGGCCGATCTGGCGCGGCGGGAAGTTCACCACCGCCATGACCTGCTTGCCCACCAGGGCCTCGGGATCATAGTGCACGGTCACCTGGGCCGAGGTCTTGCGTTCGCCGATCTCGTCGCCGAAATCGACCCACATCTTGATCGCGGGCTTGCGTGCTTCGGGGAAGGGTTCGGCGCGGATCACGCGGCCGACACGAATGTCGACTTTCATAAAGTCATCGAATGAAATCTCATCAGCCACGGGACAGTTCTTTCGATCGTTCGGTTGCCGCTTTGACAGCGCGCGGCAACAGGTTGGGAAAGCCCGCGTTTTCGTCCATCAGAACCTCGAGCGCGGCCTGCGTTGTCCCGTTGGGGCTGGTCACATTCACGCGCAACTGCGCAGGGGTTTCTTCGGCGTCCATCGCAAGTTGCCCGGCCCCCGCGACCGTGGCCTTGGCAAGCTGCATGGCAAGGTCCCCGGGCAGCCCCTGCGCCACGCCACCGGCAGCCAGAGTTTCAATCATGTGAAAGACATAGGCCGGGCCGGAGCCGCTGACGCCGGTGACCGCGTCCATCTGATGCTCGCCCTCCAACCGCACCACGTCGCCGACGGCCGAAAGCAGCATTTCGGCCTCGTCAAGGGCGGCCTGACCGGCTGCGTTTGCGCAAATGGCGGTGATGCCGCGCCCCACGGCGGCGGGGGTGTTGGGCATGGCGCGCACGATGGGGGTGGCGGCACCGAACACATCCTCGAACGCCGACAGGGGCGTACCCGCCGCGACCGAGACAAAGACCGTGTCGCCGCCACCAAACGCCGCGATGGCAGGCAGGGCATCGCCCATCATTTGCGGCTTGACCGCGATCAGAACAATGGCCGGACCCGCGGGCAGGACGGCATTCACGTGGACGCCCGTGGACTGTACCCACGGGGACGGCGCAGGGTCCTGCACCCAGACCGAGGACGCGGGCAACCCGCGTTCCAACCACCCGGCAAGCATCGCCGAGCCCATCTTGCCGCAGCCCAGAAGCAAAAGGCCCCGGGCTGCAATCCGACTGTCCTGCATGAAAACCCCCTGATCGTTCAGGGGCGCAGGTTAGGCGCGGCCATAGGCCTCCGCAATAGCGACCTGCATCGCGTCCTTGGGCGTCCGATCCCCCCAGACCAGAAGCTGAAGCGCGGGATAGTACCGCTCGGCGCTCATCACGGCGGCGCCGATCATGGTGTCGATCTGTTCGGCGCTGGCCATCTGGCCGCCCGCAAGAACAAGGCCATAGCGATAGACCATCAGCTTTTGTTCTTCCCAATAGGTAAAGCTGCCCGCCCAGCATTGATCATTCACGTGGTTCAACAGCTCGTAAAGACCGCCAAGCTTTTCCTCGGGCGGTTCCATTTCAAAGGTGCAGACCATGCGCAGCGTTTCGTCATAGCCCGACCACGCAAGCGTGATGGAATAGGTGCGCCACTGCCCTTCGACCGCCATGGCGATCTGATC
The DNA window shown above is from uncultured Tateyamaria sp. and carries:
- a CDS encoding aldolase; this translates as MSTETALREQMCLLAKSLFDRGLTHGSTGNISARTEDGGVLVSPTGTSFGRLDPGRLARFDPAGVHVAGDAPTKEMPLHTAFYDTRSSAGAVVHLHACHSVALSMLPAADADNFLPPLTPYGIMKLGKVQLLPFFLPGDPAMGAAVRGLAGKRSAVMLANHGPVVAGKDVEAACNAIEELEDTARLALMTRGMGAQGLTPDQVQAVVTRFDVDWDA
- the otnK gene encoding 3-oxo-tetronate kinase, which produces MKLGCIGDDFTGSSDLANTLAKEGMRVTQYTGVPAGDADPSVEAGVVALKSRSIDPGAAVARSLEALDWLLAQGCTQVFFKYCSTFDSTPEGNIGPVADALAEALDAHQVIVCPAFPGTGRSVYQGHLFVNDVLLSESGMQSHPLTPMTDPDLRRWLALQTRYEVGHVGAGAVFQGAGAIRDALQGEHAAGKRHIVVDAIRDEDLRAIGTAAAELPLITGGSGVALGLPANFGCVAGAVPWTGQGGKAVALSGSCSIATRAQVAHHAARHPVREVLAADVIEGRLTAAQAAEWALGQDDLPLLYSSADPDVVRDVQDRFGRAASATALEAFFADVARSVRAGGATRIITAGGETSGAVVEGLGLTTLDIGPEIDPGVPALRAGPDLVVALKSGNFGAEDFFEKADRVLGA
- a CDS encoding beta-ketoacyl-ACP synthase III encodes the protein MAFSPAITGTGVFTPEQSISNAELVKAFNAYADLYNAEHADAIAAGTTPAKDHSSEDFIVKASGIESRYVMNKSGVLDPTVMHPLLRQRSDDEPSIMAEMAVDAAHKALAQAGKTAADVDAVICAASNLERAYPAVAIEIQDLLGIEGFAFDMNVACSSATFGIQAAADMVRSGSIRSALVVNPEICSAHLEWRDRDCHFIFGDVATATLIERAEDAKGPYFKIRSTRCGTAFSNNIRNNNGYLRRSRPDGMADRRDMQFMQNGRKVFKEVLPLVSKHIADHMGDEGVTAADLKRLWLHQANKSMNDFIGKKVLGRDPAPGEQPNILQDYANTSSAGSIIAFSKYSDDLGDGDKGIICSFGAGYSVGSVLVERHG
- a CDS encoding DUF992 domain-containing protein, whose translation is MTSNLKLIALAAASVVAPMAASAGGVATGVLTCHQSNEANFVVYSSAKYDCDFTSASGRTDRFTGTIRKVGVDLSTSNEQTLVWYVFAPQSGVKEGALEGGYIGASADASVGAGAGVHALIGGLDRSFTLQPVSVSGEIGVGAAVGVETLRLRHKG
- a CDS encoding thymidine kinase, whose translation is MAKLYFHYSTMNAGKSTVLLQAAHNYRERGMQPYLLTASFDDRAGAGRIASRIGIGAEADTFTRDDDLFARLMARRSEGPVACVFVDEAQFLTEPQVWQLARAVDDLGLPVMCYGLRVDFQGKLFPGSATLLALADEMREVRTICHCGRKATMVIRQDATGRTITDGAQVQIGGNETYVSLCRKHWRDAVGDG
- the arsH gene encoding arsenical resistance protein ArsH; amino-acid sequence: MAEALPQIDTALYRAPDDPGHPPRILLLYGSLRAASYSRRAAEESARILRHLGCETRLFDPAGLPLVTDTDDDHPKVTELRDLATWSEGMVWSSPERHGAMTGLMKTQIDWLPLSLKGGIRPTQGKTLAVMQVSGGSQSFNAVNQMRILGRWMRMVTIPNQSSIAKAWLEFDGDRLPEGPFYRRVVDVMEELVKFTWMVRGRKDTLVDRYSERVESVEDVHKRVSLKKT
- a CDS encoding rhodanese-like domain-containing protein, giving the protein MKRARLFLLFATYVLSAASITAEPLTTPIDPTQLPQVKRTPQQKYLTSIDAYRLLERDPDILFVDVRDPVEVMIYGHPRFIDAIVPVRAQSTEFDDDLKQWVLKDNPNFVMYMDQALDHYGKTRDDMIIVTCGSGWRSAEAARQLHEAGFTDVWHIPDGYEGEDRKGFNIHNAWQLAGLPWSYDRVHGSQRLRIIR
- a CDS encoding PLP-dependent aminotransferase family protein, which gives rise to MTSADWTPDIAGSDRPLYAAIADAIAADIVSGRLTTGDRLPPQRRVAAATGLDVSTISRGYAEAVRRDLVEAHVGRGTFVKDPHATGLAPDPRRTLEEDPHMNMPPEPDDADLIGRMQAGLAHVSANIISLLRYQTPTGSAKDREIAARWMQANGAACAPDRLVVTAGAHAAIEAALSVLRGPDTVVLSEAVTYPGIRAIAGRLALPLVGLAEDGDGVRPDALDQAIAAHPKAILYLNPTLRNPTTQTMPDARRRQIAAILDGHGVPLIEDDAYHFVAAAAPPALSGHVPHLAWRVSGISKVFGAGLRLAYVQVPDATMVRAFVQALRATHVMTNPVSLALLSTWMEDGTATALQRFVRTEARYRQAMAARVLDGYAVLSDPLAYNIWLTLPAGVTRAAVLSAMARQPLGIVPSDAFTVAGAPAESVRVCLGGPVSRPTLETGLQALAGSLSGVGWSG
- a CDS encoding D-glycerate dehydrogenase, with protein sequence MKLWITRPLPDPVIDAARALCEVEVRDETLPLTQDELRRALTDFDVVLLTLGDAFSGDLITAVADPRCTLLANFGVGYNHIDVAAARARGIAVSNTPGAVTDATADIGMMLILMSARRAAEGERLVRAGDWPGWHPTQMLGLHVTGKHVGIVGMGRIGQAIARRCHFGFGMAVSYFNRSEKALGFAATRVTDLTALAASVDVLVVAVPGGTDTRHLIDGAVLGAMQDHAHLVNIARGDVVDEAALIAALDTRSIGGAGLDVYEHEPRIPDALRAHDTVTLLPHLGTAALEVRVAMGEMAVDNIAAFLEGKPLPNAV
- a CDS encoding tRNA-binding protein, whose product is MADEISFDDFMKVDIRVGRVIRAEPFPEARKPAIKMWVDFGDEIGERKTSAQVTVHYDPEALVGKQVMAVVNFPPRQIGPFMSEVLVLGFPDDKGDIVLATSDKDVPVGGRMH
- the proC gene encoding pyrroline-5-carboxylate reductase — encoded protein: MQDSRIAARGLLLLGCGKMGSAMLAGWLERGLPASSVWVQDPAPSPWVQSTGVHVNAVLPAGPAIVLIAVKPQMMGDALPAIAAFGGGDTVFVSVAAGTPLSAFEDVFGAATPIVRAMPNTPAAVGRGITAICANAAGQAALDEAEMLLSAVGDVVRLEGEHQMDAVTGVSGSGPAYVFHMIETLAAGGVAQGLPGDLAMQLAKATVAGAGQLAMDAEETPAQLRVNVTSPNGTTQAALEVLMDENAGFPNLLPRAVKAATERSKELSRG
- a CDS encoding YbjN domain-containing protein — encoded protein: MALSEQFLEDEIHPIDIVEHLAEHHEWDFDRIADDQIAMAVEGQWRTYSITLAWSGYDETLRMVCTFEMEPPEEKLGGLYELLNHVNDQCWAGSFTYWEEQKLMVYRYGLVLAGGQMASAEQIDTMIGAAVMSAERYYPALQLLVWGDRTPKDAMQVAIAEAYGRA